The stretch of DNA TGGGGCAGAAACTAACCTTTGTttaagctcctggaagctcCTCTCACACTTGCCGTCCCAGATAAAATTGGCCCGTTTCTTAGTCAACTGGGTCAAGGGGGTAGCTATTTTGGAGAACCCTTCCACAAATCGCCGGTAATACCCGGCTAATCCCAAAAAGCTTCTTATTTCCTTGGCGTTGGTAGGACGAGGCCAATCCACCACCGCTTCTATCTTCTTGGGGTCCACTGACACTCCTTCCTTGGAGATTATATGGCCGAGAAACGCCACACTGTCcagccagaactcacatttgtTCAGCTTGGCGTACAGCCTCTTCTCTCGAAGGATTTGTAGCACCACCCTCAAATGGTCTTCATGTTCCTTCCGGCTCTTTGAGTATATCAAAATGTCATCGATGAAAACTATCACGAACTGATCCAAATATTGTTTAAAGACTCTGTTCATCAAGTCCATAAATGCAGCCGAGGCATTggtcagtccaaaaggcataaccAGAAATTCATAATGCCCATACCTGGTTCGAAATGCAGTTTTTGGCACATCCTCAGATTTGATCTTCAGCTGATGGTAACCCGACCTcaaatctatcttggagaagacttgggcgccttgcagctgatcaaacaggtcatcgatccggggtaggggatatttgttctttatggttatcttgttcaattcccggtaatcgatgcatagccgcatactcccgtctttctttttcacaaacagGACAGGAGCTCCCCATGGCGACGCACTAGGCTGGATGAACTTTTTATCCAGGAGTTCTTGTAGTTGTACCTTCAATTCCCTTAACTCAGCAGGGGCCATCCGATAAGGAGCCTTGGAGACTGGCCCCTCTCCTGGTGCGAGGTCGATAGTGAATTCGATCTCTCGGTCTGGGGGTAATCCTGGTAATTCCTCCGGGAAGACATCCGGATATTCTCTGACTACTGGAATATCTTCCAGTTTGGTCTCTTTCTGGGTATCCACTACACAGGCCAGATAGGCCATACACCCTTTTCTCAAAGCCTTTCCAGCTTTCAAGGCAGAAATAAAGTGTAGTGTAGGAGCATCTTGAAGGGGTATATCGCcctgaaagaaaaattcttgctccccaggtatccgaaataccaccctcttgtggtaacaatcaatgtgggcgtgatactgtgacatccagtccatgcccaagataatatcaaagtcttgcatgtcaagctgtaaaagatttgtctctaattctttccccctatctgaattatgcaatctttatatttagtgtcaacaattgcggttttctgaaggggtgtaacaacatgccatggttccactaatttctcagatgtgctatgtaattgtctggaaaagctaactgacacgaaagaatgcgtagaaccagtatcaaatagaatgagggcaggaaccaagttgaccagaagtgtacctgtcaccacttgATCGCTAGCACTGGCATCCTGTCGAGTCAGTGCGAAAACTCGAGGGTTACCCCTCGATCTCTGGTCCTCTGGTGCAGTATGTCTGGGCTCGTCCTTCTTTCGGCTAGGGCAGTTGCGAGCGATGTGTCCTGTCTGCCCGCAAGAATAACAAGCTCCGGTCTTCTTCATGCAGGTACCCTTGTGGTTTCCGCCACAGGTGGGGCAGCCTCTGCTCTGTCTCTTCTTGGGcacagaccccttgctgcctccAGACCCACTACTCGGTGCTCCCGATGACCGGGTCCTCTTCaggtcctccctctctctcccggaccgtatcaggtcagcctcaaccttcaaggctCGGTCCAGTACATCTTTGTAGCTTGAGAATAGATGGGAGGATATTCGGGACCGAATTCCATACCTCAATCCCTGCTCAAACCGGTTCACCTTACTTCTCTCatcctccatgaactgggggcaaaATCGTCCCAGTTCGTTAAATTTATTGGCGTACTCCAGAACGGACATCTGGTCAGTCTGGGTCAGCgtcaaaaactcattctgcTTCGCCAGGTGAACTGAGTCCGGAAAGTATTGATTGTAAAACATCCTCTTAAAGTCCCTCCAGGTGAGTCCGTCAACGGCATAAGCCGTCTCCATGGCCGTCCACCAGTATTCGGCGTTTCCTGTCAGCATAGAGGTCGCCAGTCGGACTGTCACCTCATCAGGAAAGTGGAGGGCTCGGAACATCTTTTCCATCTCCCGGATCCATGTTTCTGCCGCCATAGGGTCAGACCCACCCTCAAAGGTCGGGGGGTTCAGTCGGCGGAACCTCTCATAGCAGGAGTCTGCTGATGGCATAGCGGCCAGCTGCATCATCTGCTGCTGTTGCAGCACTTGTGCCATGAGCTGATACACTCCGGCTAGGCCTGCCTGACCCGCTGCAGACCGTGGAGTATCCGGGGAAGCTGACCGCTCGCTGGGCTCCGGGGAGGGTGGTCTCCGGTCGTCGTCCATATCTTCCTAATGATCGCCTAGCAGTCAAAAATTTTTACAGTGAGATTATGATAAACTAGCATATTATAACATTTTCTATGACAGTGACATTCTTAACTACCCCTTTCCTTAGGCATGGTTATTCTATTGTTTAAcctaaggctctgataccactagatgtcacgccccggacccggatccgtgacacggccgtgctattgccgactatcgcccacagtagcacgcagcctcatactgGGGTAACAAgtagccaaaaggattcaaacttatatatatatatatattaaaagttttgcagtacaaccttcaagtttgaaaccaaaaatacagaacttctatgctattcaaatgtacaaaagtatataagcttctccaaaaatacgaagctctgtaacaaaataaaaacatatctggtggcgatcactgatgaggatctgaaagaaaacgaagcataaacagatgtgagctacacggctcagtaagtaatcctgcataatcgtaccggatcaaccagtaggctaaacatgtaaatcagggtttgagaagctgacatgcatgtttatctaataatcatcatggtataatatgtatgcaatttaaacaaggtagtagtgcaaatcacaaaattttcataatatatgcatatgaaaccgtgcccccggcatgccgtggtcctttttctctcggatgctactgcgaagtcagactcgaccactggcggggccagctcagttactattcagccactgacggggcaggctcagttactattcagccattggcggggcaagctcagttactattcagccactggcggggcaggcccaattactattcagccactggcggggcaggctcagttactattcagccactggcggggcagctcagttactattcagccactggcggggcaagctcagttactattcagccactggcggctcagtcgttctcagtagcatctttgagcccattatagtgcctctgggctagctaagactttataaacttatatgcatgattaaaatatcagtatcatcatgttgcatacatagccatagcttctgggttcatgcaagttacttatgcattgtaacatatcaagcatgaaacatatatacttaaaagaaATGCTGAGGAaatattaataacatgacatgatccaaaacaggattagaacaggttacttacattcttcactaatcatgcatacaattcaaattgtataaaaaaaaatactggttcatcttataaaacgtaatacaagatctacgataggattaagacagattacttacaatAAGTTGTTGTCAATTCTTGAGTCCAGACGGCGGGTCTTTAATTCCTAGAACCATATAAGACCTGCATTATCCTCTATTTACCCTAAATTTTAGCTCAATTTAAGTAAATTTGAGTCTACCAGGCCTGATTGGGCCTCTAAGGGAAAGGTTGGGCCTGATTTGTGGTTAAGTCCACTTTTTTCCGAGCCAATTTGGCCTTCTGCCAATTTAATTGGGCCTGGTCTGGGCCTGTTTTAGGGCTAATTGGGCCTGCTGGGGTCAACCTATTATGAACATGGTTCGGACCCAGCTGAATTGAGTTTAATTGGGTTCACATTTAGCCCAATTGCTTACTTTGGGTTCATTCAGGCTTGGTCGGGTTCAGATCCAACATCAATCAGGCTTAGTCGACCCGTTTAATTCGATTGGGCTTGGATCATTGGGCTCACCCAAACCTATTTGCATTTATTTGggcctaacgggtttcggatccgAACTTGGATCCGACCCGCTAGGCAGCCCGTTAAGGgccttctccctttttttttttttttttctttctttctttcttcttcttccggggGCTTCCAGAGACTTCGGCCCCCTTCTTCGCCCGTGTCTCTCCATCTTCCCCTTCCTCCGGTCTCTTTGTCTCCCCCGCTTTCCGCCGAGGCCCTTCccggcctcctccgcctccggtTCCCTCCTGTTCCGGCCGAAGCCCCTTCCCGGCCGCCTTCCCTCCTTCGCAGTCGACCGGGGAGATGCTGCACCCCCCGATCCATCGGCCGAAAGGGTTCTCCTCCCTCGGGCAACGACGGCGGGAGGCCGaccccttcttcccttcttcgaagtgatgccggagaagagggggagggccGGGAGGCGAGGTCGAGGCCGGACCTCCTCCGGGGGTCTTcaccggctccgaccacggcgaggtaaggccgtggtccgaggtaagttctctcttttttttttttttgtgtgtgtgtgtgtgtcgtGCCGCCACCTCTTCGCCGACGGAGAGGCGGGGGGGCTCGGCTGAGGCTGGCGGCCTCGGGGCCGCGTCTGTCGCCGGTACGGCCAGACCCGGCGGCCCCTTGGCTGCCCCTCTGCCCGAGGGCGGCCCCGGCCGGGGCCGGTCAtccgcaggccgagtccgggtgggctcggcccgggtgacattgggctcgggttcgggccgttctcaggccggcccgcggcctgttggtccggcccgcagcccgtgggtccggcccacggccctcctcctgtttttttttttttttttctcccatgCCGGTCTCCTCTTCTCTGTGccagtctcctcccctctgtttcatcagtgaaacagaggggagaataccccacagaggggtaCCTCCACTCTGTCCTTGCCTAGAGACCTACTTACAGAGCCTTACCTTGATTCGGTTGACTGGAGTTGGGCAGTATCTCCTTCTCGGCAACTCCCTCCTTCCTTTCCTAGGGCTGCAGGGTCCCTTCCGCCTCCAGCTCCAAGGCTTGGCTCTCTGGTGCAGTACATCCAGAGGGTTAGAGGTTTAGGGAGGGTACATTCAGTTCGGGGTTAGCAAATCTTAGGGGTTTTAAATACAGAGCTTATGACTTGACCCCAAAGGAGAGGTGGCGTTCACTCCTTCCTCACTACTCCGGGAGCCACCAGTTGCCCCTCCTCCTCAGGCCAGCTCACCGCTCATTTGCCGAGGGggaggaggtggcgggctcCTGTTTTGCATGCCGGTGGGGTTTCTCCGTTGGCCATCTGGTGGTCTTGTCTTTTCAGCCCTCAGGCGGGAGATTATGGCCATCTTGGG from Phoenix dactylifera cultivar Barhee BC4 unplaced genomic scaffold, palm_55x_up_171113_PBpolish2nd_filt_p 000391F, whole genome shotgun sequence encodes:
- the LOC120105905 gene encoding uncharacterized protein LOC120105905 — protein: MDDDRRPPSPEPSERSASPDTPRSAAGQAGLAGVYQLMAQVLQQQQMMQLAAMPSADSCYERFRRLNPPTFEGGSDPMAAETWIREMEKMFRALHFPDEVTVRLATSMLTGNAEYWWTAMETAYAVDGLTWRDFKRMFYNQYFPDSVHLAKQNEFLTLTQTDQMSVLEYANKFNELGRFCPQFMEDERSKVNRFEQGLRMPVLAIKW